The Streptomyces sp. NBC_00236 DNA window CATCGCCTACGAACTCGGCGGCGTGGTCAACCTCGAACCCGGAGCCTGGGTCAGCGGCATCGGCGCACTCATCGCCTTCATCGCCGCCCTCGGACTCCCCAGCGACGTGGAACCCCCCGCCCACGAAACCCGGCCCGGCGCCTGGAAAACCTTCCGCAACAGCCTCGCCGCACCGTCCGTCGGCCGCGCCAAACCCCTCCCCGCCTGGGGCGAGATCCTCGTCGTCGCCGCCGCCTTCGGCGTCGCGCTGTACGTCTTCACCTACTGCATCGACATCCCCACCGAGGAATCCGAACAGTTCATCGGCTTCCTCATCACCGCGGCCTTCACCTTCACCGCACTCACCCGGGCCGGACTCATCGCCCGCATCACCGCGCTGACCACGAAGCACCGCAACGTCACCCTCACCGCAGCCCTGGTCGCAGCCTTCTGCTTCCCCTTCACCCAGGACACGGCGGAATTCACCCTCATCGGTGCGAACATCCTCATCTTCGCCACCGTCGCACTCGGCCTCAACGTCGTCGTCGGCCTCGCCGGCCTCCTCGACCTCGGCTACGTCGCCTTCCTCGGCGTCGGCGCCTACACAGCCGCCCTCGTCTCCGGCGCACCCCTCTCCGCCATCGGCGTCCACTTCCCGTTCTGGGCCGCCGTCCTCACCGGAGCCGCAGTCTCACTGATCTTCGGCGTCCTCATCGGCGCCCCGACCCTGCGACTGCGCGGCGACTACCTCGCCATCGTCACCCTGGGCTTCGGAGAGATCTTCCGCGTCACCGTCAACAACCTCAACGGCAACAGCGGCCCCGACCTCACCAACGGCTCCCAGGGCATCCCGAGCATCCCCGACCTCAACCTCTTCGGGATCGACTTCGGACTCAGCCACGACATCGGCCCCTTCACCCTCAGCAGGCCGGCCAACTACTACCTGCTGATGCTCGTCGTCACCGCCGTCGTCGTCCTCGTCTTCCGCCGCTCCGGAGACTCCCGCATCGGCCGCGCCTGGGTAGCCATCCGCGAGGACGAAACCGCAGCCACCGCCATGGGCATCAACGCCTTCCGGCTCAAACTGCTCGCCTTCGCCCTCGGCGCCACCCTCGCCGGACTCGCAGGAACCGTCCAGTCACACGTCAACTACACCGTGACACCCGAGCAGTACCAGTTCGCCGGCTCCGTACCCCCGAACTCCGCCTTCCTCCTCGCCGCCGTCATCCTCGGCGGCATGGGAACCCTCAGCGGACCCTTCGTCGGCGCCGCACTGCTCTACCTCATCCCGGCCAAGCTGCAGTTCATGCAGGACTACCAGCTCTTCCTCTTCGGCGTCGCGCTCATCCTCCTGATGCGCTTCCGACCCGAAGGCCTCGTCGCCGACCGCCGCAAGCAACTCGAATTCCACGAGAACGACGAACCCGTCCTCGTACCCGAACCACGGCAGCCCGAAGAGGCCGACGCAGGCATCACCAAGGCGGGGGCGTGAACACCATGACCACCACCACGAACACCGCGACCACCGTCCTCGACGCCAGCGGCGTCACCATGCGCTTCGGCGGACTCACCGCCGTACGCAACGTCGACCTCACCGTCAACGCGGGCGAAATCGTCGGACTCATCGGCCCCAACGGCGCCGGCAAAACCACCTTCTTCAACTGCCTCACCGGCCTCTACGTCCCCACCGAGGGCAAGGTCAGCTACAAAGGCACCGTCCTGCCACCCAAGCCCCACCTCGTCACCAAGGCAGGCATCGCCCGCACCTTCCAGAACATCAGGCTCTTCGCCAACATGACCGTCCTGGAAAACGTCCTCGTCGGACGCCACACCAGGACCAAAGAAGGCCTCTGGTCCGCACTCCTGCGCCTCCCCGGCTTCACCAAAGCCGAACAGGCCAGCCACGAACGCGCCATGGAACTCCTGGAGTTCATCGGCCTCCAGGACAAGGCCGACCACCTCGCGCGCAACCTCCCCTACGGAGACCAGCGCAAGCTGGAAATCGCCCGCGCCCTCGCCAGCGACCCCGGACTCCTCCTCCTGGACGAGCCCACCGCCGGCATGAACCCCCAGGAAACCCGCGTCACCGAAGAACTCATCTTCGCCATCCGGGACCAAGGCATCGCCGTCCTCGTCATCGAGCACGACATGCGCTTCATCTTCAACCTCAGCGACCGCGTCGCCTGCCTCGTCCAGGGCGAAAAACTCGTCGAAGGCACCGCCGAAGTCGTCCAGAGCGACGAACGCGTCATCGCCGCCTACCTCGGCACCCCCTTCGAAGGCGCCCCCGGCGCCGAAGAAGTCGCCGAAGTCGAAGCGGCCGAAGCGGAAGCCGAAGCGGTGGCAAACACCGGCACCAGCCCCAAGGACACCACCACCACCGAGGAGGAGGACACCCGATGACCGCACTGCTCGAGGTCGAGGACCTCCGCGTCGCCTACGGCAAGATCGAAGCCGTCAAAGGCATCTCCTTCAGCGTCGACGCCGGCCAGGTGGTCACCCTCATCGGCACCAACGGCGCCGGAAAGACCACCACCCTGCGCACCCTCTCCGGACTGCTCAAGCCCATCGGCGGACGCATCCTCTTCGAGGGCAAACCACTCGCCAACATCCCCGCACACAAGATCGTCGCCCTGGGCCTCGCCCACTCCCCCGAGGGCCGCCACATCTTCCCCCGGCTGACGATCACCGAGAACCTCCTCCTCGGCGCCTACCTCCGCAACGACAAGGCAGGCATCGAGAAGGACATCCAACGCGCCTACGACCTCTTCCCCATCCTCGGGGAACGCCGGAAGCAGGCCGCCGGAACCCTCTCGGGCGGCGAACAGCAGATGCTCGCCATGGGACGCGCCCTCATGTCCCAGCCCAAGCTGCTCATGCTCGACGAGCCCTCCATGGGCCTCTCCCCGATCATGATGCAGAAGATCATGGAAACCATCGTCGAGCTCAAGGCCTCGGGCACCACGATCCTGCTCGTCGAGCAGAACGCCCAGGCCGCCCTCTCCCTCGCGGACCAGGGCCACGTCATGGAGATCGGCAAGATCGTCCTCTCCGGCACCGGAGCGGACCTCCTCCACGACGAGTCCGTCCGCAAGGCGTACCTCGGCGAGGACTGACGTCCGTACGAAGAAGGCCCGTGCCCCGGATCACCGGGGCACGGGCCTTCTTCGTGTACGCGTACGACTACTCGGCAGCCCGCTTCTTCTCCTCGGCGTCCTCGATCAACGCCTCCGCCAGCTGCTGCATCGACAGCCGCCGGTCCATCGACGTCTTCTGGATCCACCGGAACGCGGCAGGCTCGGACAGCCCGTAGTCCGTCTGCAGGATGCTCTTCGCCCGGTCCACCAGCTTCCGGGTCTCCAGCCGCTGCGACAGGTCCGCGACCTCGCCCTCCAGCGCCTTCAGCTCGGCGAACCGCGACACCGCCATCTCGATGGCCGGCACCACGTCGCTCTTGCTGAACGGCTTCACGAGGTACGCCATCGCCCCGGCGTCCCGGGCCCGCTCCACGAGGTCGCGCTGCGAGAACGCGGTGAGCATCAGGACGGGCGCGATGGACTCCTCGGCGATCTTCTCGGCGGCGGAGATGCCATCGAGGACCGGCATCTTCACATCGAGGATGACCAAGTCCGGCTTGTGCTCCCGGGCCAGCTCGACAGCCTGCTGCCCGTCTCCGGCCTCACCGACGACCGAGTACCCCTCTTCTTCGAGCATCTCTTTGAGGTCGAGGCGGATGAGCGCCTCGTCCTCGGCGATGACGACGCGGGTCGTCAGCGGCGGGACGTGCGACTTGTCGTCGTCGGCGACGGGCTGGGGCGACTCGGGGGTGGTCACGGGGGCTCCTTGTTCCAGGACAGGCGCTGCTGCGAAGCAGCCTACCTAGCTGCAACCTCATGCGGTGACCCGGTACACTCCGAACCACACCCTGCCGGGTTGGCGGAATGGCAGACGCTGATTGCTCAAACCAATCTGCCCGAAAGGGCGTGCGGGTTCGACTCCCGCACCCGGCACAGTTGACAGCAGAAAGTGGATGTTCACGTTCTCGTGAACATCCACTTTCTGCTGCACATCGTAGCGGCTACTCACCCATCGTGGTTGTGTGAACTTCCACGGAACAGAAATGCGACAGAAGGCACTCACCCTCCTGCGAGGGGGCGCACGGAACGCGGACGTGGCACGGAAGTTGAACGTACCGACAGGCACGATCAGCTACTGGAAACACATGGACCGTGCCAAGCGTGGGGAATGCCCCAGCCCTCGTCGCTTTTCCCTGTGCCCTCGATGTGACGGGGAGCTGGACCAGGCCGCATACGCCTACCTCCTCGGCCTTTACCTCGGAGATGGGCACATCATCCAGAACAAGGCTATGAAGGCACCCAGCCTGTCCATTACCTGCGACGACTCATGGCCGGGCCTGATGGACCAGTGCGAGAAGGCCATGCGCACAGTCTTCCCCGAAAACTCCGTCTGCAGGGTGCGCCGCAAGGGCTGCCGCGACGTGAAGATGTACTCGAAGCACCTCTGGTGCCTCTTCCCCCAGCACGGCCCCGGCAAGAAGCACGACCGCGTCATCGCCCTCGAACCATGGCAGCAGGAGATCGTCGACGCCCACCCCTGGGACTTCATCCGCGGCCTCATCCACTCCGACGGATGCCGGAACATGAACTGGACCACCAGGACGGTCGGCGGCGTGAAAAAGCGGTACGAGTACCCCCGGTACTGGTTCACCAACGTCTCGGACGACATCCGGCGGCTTTACACCGACACCCTCGACAAGCTGGGCATCGAGTGGACCCACTGCACCCGCGCGGGCAAGGAGTACAACATCTCCGTCGCCCGACGGGCGTCCGTAGTCCTCATGGACGCACACGTCGGGCCGAAATACTGAGCCGACAGCCCTACTTCGGGCTGTCGTCCTCGCCGATGTGGTGCACGCGTACCAGGTTCGTCGAGCCCGCGACGCCGGGCGGGGAGCCTGCCGTGATGACGACCACGTCGCCCTTCTGACAGCGGCCGATCTTGAGGAGCTCTTCGTCGACCTGCGCCACCATCGCGTCCGTCGAGTCCACGTGCGGCCCCAGGAACGTCTCCACGCCCCACGTGAGGTTCAGCTGGGAGCGGGTGGCCGGGTCCGGGGTGAAGGCCAGGAGCGGGATGGGTGAGCGGTAGCGGGAGAGGCGCTTGACCGTGTCGCCGCTCTGGGTGAAGGCGACCAGGAACTTGGCGCCGAGGAAGTCGCCCATCTCCGCCGCGGCGCGGGCGACCGCGCCGCCCTGGGTGCGGGGCTTGTTGCGGTCGGTCAGGGGCGGGAGGCCCTTGGCGAGGATGTCCTCCTCGGCTGCCTCCACGATGCGGGACATCGTGCGTACCGTCTCGATGGGGTACTTGCCGACGCTCGTCTCGCCGGAGAGCATCACCGCGTCCGTGCCGTCGATGACGGCGTTGGCGACGTCGGAGGCTTCGGCGCGGGTGGGGCGGGAGTTGTCGATCATCGAGTCGAGCATCTGGGTGGCGACGATGACCGGCTTGGCGTTGCGCTTGGCGAGTTTGATGGCGCGCTTCTGGACGATCGGGACCTGTTCCAGGGGCATTTCGACGCCGAGGTCGCCGCGGGCGACCATGATGCCGTCGAAGGCGGCGACGATGTCGTCGATGTTGTCGACGGCCTGGGGTTTTTCGACTTTGGCGATGACGGGGAGGCGTCGGCCCTCTTCGTCCATGATGCGGTGGACGTCTTCGATGTCGCGTCCGCTGCGGACGAAGGAGAGGGCGATGATGTCGGCGCCGGTGCGCAGGGCCCAGCGGAGGTCTTCGATGTCTTTTTCGGAGAGGGCGGGGACGGAGACGGCGACGCCGGGGAGGTTGAGGCCTTTGTGGTCGGAGACCATGCCTCCTTCGATGACGGTGGTGTGGACGCGGGGGCCGTCGACGTGGGTGACTTCGAGGGTGACGCGGCCGTCGTCGATGAGGATGCGTTCGCCGGCGGTGACGTCGGCGTTGAGGCCGGTGTAGGTGGTGCCGCAGGTGTGGCGGTCGCCTTCCATGGGTTCGACGGTGATGGTGAAGTCGTCGCCGCGTTCAAGGAGTACGGGGCCTTCGCGGAAGCGTCCGAGGCGGATCTTCGGGCCTTGAAGGTCGGCGAGGATGCCGACGCTGCGTCCGGCTTCGTCGGATGCTTTGCGTACGCGGTGGTAGCGGTCTTCGTGTTCGGTGTAGGTGCCGTGGCTGAGGTTGAGGCGGGCGATGTCCATTCCCGCGTCGACCAGGGCTTTGATCTGGTCGTATGTGTCGGTGGCGGGTCCTAGGGTGCAAACGATTTTGGCTCGGCGCATAGGGGGAGCCTAAACCTTACCTACGGGTAGTTAATTGGCTGTCAATGACTGGTCAACGGCCTTTGGGTGAAGGGTTTTTGACAAGTGTTGAATTGTGCGGCGGGGTGCTCGGATGAGCGTTCGGCGGTGGCGTGCGGGGCTGTGGGGGTGGGTGGTCGGGGCTGCGGGTTCGCGGTGGCAACCGGGTGGGGGTGTGGGGGTCATCGAATAGAAACCTGTCGGGGGTGTTGCCGGGGGCGGTGCGTGGGTGATTATCTACGCGCGTTGTCCACGCGTGCGTGGGGTCTACGCGCGTTGTGTACGGACAGAACTGTGCACGGAGAGAACAGAGATGTGGGAGACGAGATGCCGCTGAACCGAAGGACGTTCCTGGGCACGTCGGCTGCGGCCGGTGCCGGTGTGGCGATCGCGGGTGGCACCGCGGTGCCGGCCGAGGCGCATGGCCGGGGGCACGGGCGTCCGCCGAAGCGGTACTCGTTCACCGTGATGGGGACGACGGATCTGCACGGGAACGTCTTCAACTGGGACTACTTCACCGACAAGGAGTTCGACGACAAGGCGCACAACGACGTCGGTCTGGCGAAGATCTCGACGCTGGTGGAGCAGGTGCGCCGGGAGAAGGGCCGTCAGAACACCCTGATGATCGATGCGGGTGACACGATCCAGGGTACGCAGTTGTCGTACTACTACGCGAAGGTCGATCCGATCACGGCGAAGCGCGGGCCGGTGCATCCGATGGCGCAGGCGATGAACGCGATCGGTTATGACGCGGCGGCGTTGGGCAATCATGAGTTCAATTACGGCATTCCGGTGCTGCGGAAGTTCGAGGAGCAGTGTGATTTCCCGCTGCTGGGTGCGAACGCGCTGGATGCGAAGACGTTGCGGCCGGCGTTCGCCCCGTATGTGATCAAGAAGCTGCGTACGCCTCATGGCCGGGATGTGAAGGTGGCGATTCTGGGTCTGACGAATCCGGGCATCGCGATCTGGGACAAGGCGAACGTGGGCGGGAAGATGGTGTTCCCGGGTCTTGAGGAGCAGGCGGCGAAGTATGTGCCGCGGCTTCGTTCGATGGGTGCGGATGTGGTGATTGTGTCGGCGCATTCGGGGAGCAGTGGGACGTCGTCGTACGGTGATCAGATTCCGTATGTGGAGAATGCTGCGGGTCTGGTGGCGGAGCAGGTGCCGGGGATCGATGCGATTCTGGTGGGTCATGCGCATTCGGAGATTCCCGAGTACTTCGTGGAGAACAAGGAGACCGGTAAGAAGGTCGTGCTGTCGGAGCCGTTGAAGTGGGGGCAGCGGCTGACGTTGTTCGATTTCGATCTGGTGTGGGAGAAGGGCCGCTGGGTGGTCGAGAGGGCTGGTTCCCAGGTGCTGAACTCCAACACGGTGGCGGAGGACCGGAAGATCACCAAGCTGTTGGCGGACGAGCACAAGAAGGTGGTGGCGTATGTCAACCAGGTGATCGGTACGTCGGCTTCGGAGATGACGTCGGCGGAGGCGGCGTGGAAGGACGAGCCGATCATCGACCTGATCAATGTCATCCAGGCGGAGACGGTGAAGGCGGCGCTGGCGGGTGGCGAGTACGCGGCGTTGCCGGTGTTGTCGCAGGCGGCGTGTTTCTCGCGTACGGCGCGGATTCCGGCGGGGGACGTGACGATCAAGGATGCGGCAGGTCTGTACACGTTCGAGAACACGCTTGAGGCGCGGCTGCTGACGGGTGCGCAGGTGAAGGATTATCTGGAGTTCTCGGCGCGGTATTACGTGCAGACGGCGGCGGGTGCTCCGGTGGATACGGCGAAGTTGACGAATGCGGACAACACGCCGGATTACAATTATGATGTGGTGTCGGGTGTGACGTATGACATCGACATCGCGAAGCCGAATGGTTCGCGGATTGTGAATCTGTCGTTCGAGGGTAAGGCGATTGATCCGGCGGCTCAGTTTGTGCTGGCGGTGAATAATTACCGGGCGAGTGGTGGCGGTAATTTCCCGCATGTGGCGGGTTCGAAGCAGTTGTGGGCGAATTCGGAGGAGATCCGGACGACGATGATTGCGTGGGTGCAGGCGAAGGGTTCGGTGGATGGTGCGGAGTTTGCTTCGGTGGACTGGCGTCTGACGCGGGACGGTGTGCCGGTGTTCTAGTCGGGTGTGTGTGGGGGGGGCGGCCGCTCTCTTCCCTTTTTTGTGGGGTGGGCGGCCGCCTTCGTTGTGTCCGTGGGTGGTCAGTTGCCTTGGACGAGGGGGACGAGGACGGGGTTCTGTGTGGGGATGCCGGTGTTCTGGGGGGTGAGGCCGAAGGTGGTGAAGGCGGTGCGTTGTGGGAGGGGGTAGGGGGTGGTGCCGGTGAGGTGGTTGAGGATGGTGGCGCTGCGCCAGGCGGCGAGGCCGAGGTCGGGGGCGCCGACTCCGTGGGTGTGGCGTTCGGCGTTCTGTACGTAGATGTTGCCGGTGATGGTGGGGTCGAGGTCGAGGCGGTGGTGGTGGTCGATGCGGGGGCGTCCGGCGGTGTCGCGGCGTAGGTGGGTGCCGAGGTTGTCGAGGATGGGGTCGAGGGGGCGTTCGCGGTAGCCGGTGGCGAGGACGACGGCGTCGGTGGTGAGGCGGGTGCGGGTGCCTTGTTGGGTGTGTTCGAGGTGGAGTTCGATGCGGGTGTTGGCGAGGCGGCCTGCGGTGCGGACGGTGACGCCGGGGGTGAGGGTGGCGTCGGGCCAGCCGCCGTGGAGGGTGCGGCGGTAGAGCTCGTCGTGGATGGCGGTGATGGTGTCGTGGTCGATGCCTTTGTGGAGTTGCCATTGGTGGGGGACGAGTTGGTCGCGTACGGCTTCGGGGAGGGCGTGGAAGTAGCGGGTGTAGTCGGGGGTGAAGTGTTCGAGGCCGAGTTTGGAGTACTCCATGGGGGCGAAGGCGGGGGTGCGGGCGAGCCAGTGGAGTTTTTCGTGGCCGGTGGGGCGGGCGCGGAGGAGGTCGAGGAAGATTTCGGCGCCGGATTGTCCTGAGCCGATGACGGTGATGTGTTCGGCTTCGAGGAGTTGTTGGCGGTGGTGGAGGTAGTCGGCGGAGTGGATGACGGGGACGGTGCCGGTGTTGGTGAGGGGTTTGAGGGGTTCGGGGATGTGGGGTTCGGTGCCGATGCCGAGGGCGATGTTGCGGGTGTGGGCGCGGCCGAGGGCTTCGGCTTCGCCGTGGGCGTCGAGTTGGGTGAAGTCGACTTCGAAGTGGGCGTGTTGGGGGTTCCAGCGGATGGCGTCGACTTGGTGGCTGAAGTGGAGGTCGGGGAGTTGTTGGCTGACCCAGCGGCAGTAGGCGTCGTATTCGGCGCGTTGGATGTGGAAGCGCTCGGCGAAGTAGAAGGGGAAGAGCCGGTCGCGGGTGCGTAGGTAGTTGAGGAGGGTCCAGGCGCTGGTGGGGTCGGCGAGGGTGACGAGGTCGGCGAGGAAGGGGACTTGGAGGCTGGCGCCGTCGATGAGGAGGCCGGGGTGCCAGTGGAAGGCGGGGCGTTGGTCGTAGAAGGTGGCGGTGATGGGGTTGGGGAGGCCGTGGGTGAGGGCGGCGAGGGAGAGGTTGAAGGGGCCGATGCCGATGCCGACGAGGTCGTGGGGCTGATCGGTTGCGGGGGTGGGCCGGTCGGTCCGGGCTGTCATCGGTTCGGGCTGCTTTCTGCGGTCTCGGTGGTGAGGTGGGTGACGAGGTCGAGGAGTTTTTGGAGGTCGTCGGGGGTGGTGTGGGGGTTGAGGAGGGTGGCTTTGAGCCAGAGGTGGCCGTGGGCGTGGGTGCGGCCGAGTACGGCGTGGCCTCGGGTGAGGAGGGTGCGGCGGATGGTGGCGACGGTGTGGTCGTCGGCGCCTGTGGGGCGGAAGAGGACGGTGGTGATGGTGGGTTGGTCGTAGAGGTCGAGGGTGGGGGTTTTTGTGATGAGGTCGGCGAGGTGGTGGGCGGCGGTGCAGGTGCGGTCGATGAGGTCGGCGAGTCCGGTGCGGCCGAGTGCTTGGAGGGTGACGGCGATTTTGAGGGCGTCGGGGCGGCGGGTGGTGCGCAGGGAGCGGCCGAGGAGGTCGGGGAGTCCGGCTTGGGTGTCGTCGTCGGCGTTGAGGTAGGGGGCGTGGTGGTGGAGTGGGTCGAGGTGGTGGTGGTCGGGGACGGCGAGGATGCCGGCTGAGGCGGGTTGCCAGCCGAGTTTGTGGAGGTCGAGGGTGACGCTGTGGGCGCGGTCGAGGCCGGTGACCTTGTGGCGGTGGGTGGGGCTGAGGAGGAGGGGTCCGCCGTAGGCGGCGTCGATGTGGAGTTCGGCGCCGTGGGTGTGGCAGAGGTCGGCGATGGCGGTGAGGGGGTCGATCTGGCCGGTGTCGGTGGTGCCTGCGGTGGCGGTGACGAGGAGGGGTGTCTGTCCTTGGTGGCGGGTGAGGGTGTCGTTCAGGGCGGTGAGGTCGATGGTGCCGTCGGGGGCGGGGACGGTGAGGGGTGTGGGGAGGCCGAGGAGCCAGGTGGCGCGGGTGATGCTGTGGTGGGCGTTGGTGCCGGTGATGGTCTGGAGGGTGGGGCCGTGGCGTTCTCTGGCGAGGAGGAGGGCGAGTTGGTTGGCTTCGGTGCCGCCGGTGGTGATGAGGGCGTCGGGGTGGGGGTGGTGGGGGTAGATCTCGGCGGCGAGTGCTGCGGTGGTGTCGGCTTCGAGGGTGGAGGCGGCGGGGGCTTGGTCCCAGGAGTCCATGGAGGGGTTGAGGGCGGAGGCGGCGAGGTCGGCGGCGGTGGCGAGGGCGAGGGGCGGTGTGTGGAGGTGGGCGGCGCAGAGGGGGTCGGCGGGGTCGGCTGCGCCTTCGGTGAGGGCGCCGATGAGGGTGGCGAGGGCGTGGTGGGGGCCGGTTCCGTGTTCGGGGATGAGGGGGTCGAGGGCGGTGCGCATGTGGGTGGTGACGGTGTCGGGTCCGCCGGCGGGGAGTGGGCCGTCGCGGCGGCGGGCGCCTTCTTGGAGTGCGGTGAGGACGGTGTCGATGAGGGGGCGCAGTGCGGTGGGGCCGGTGGTGGATCCGGCGAGGGGTGGGGTGGGCATGGGTGGGTGGCCCTTCGGGTGCGCACGGGTGGACATGGGTGGACAGGCCAGCTTGTCCGGGTTTCGGTGGGCGTTGCCGGGGAGCCTGGTGATCTGAACTCGAAAGGGGGATGGGTGGGCGCTTGGGGGTGTTGGTGAGGGGTTCGGGTGGTAGGGGCGTGGGTGGTTGTGGGTGCGGATATGGGTGCGGGCCGGGTGCGGATATGGGTGTGCCCGGCCTGTCCTCGGGGTGAGGGCGGGCCGGGCACGGGTGGTGCGGGTTCGGGCGGTGCTGTTTCGGGTGGTTTGGGTCAGTGGGTGTTGCGGACGCTGAGGGCGCGGCGGAGGTCGTCGATCTGGTCGGTGAGTTTGCGGCGCAGGGCGGGGATGAGGGCCTGGTCGGTGAGGGCCTGGTCGCCGAGGTGGAGGCTGTCGGCGTCGATGGCGTAGGCGGGGAAGGCGTAGCGTCCGGCTGCGTCGGCGATGGCGGGGCCGCGGCGGACGGCGAGTGCGGTGGCGTCGGGGTAGTAGCGGGGCACGTATGCGGCGACGAGGTCGGTCTGTTCGGGCTGCCAGAAGCCTTGGGCGGTGGCGGTGAACAGGTAGTTGGAGAGGGTGTCGTCGGTGAACATGGCGTGCCAGGCGGCGGCCTTGGCTTCGGGGGTGGGCAGGGCGGCGCGGCAGCGGGCGGCGCCTTCCTGGCCGGTGGCGCTGGGGTCGGCTTCGAGTTCGGCGGCGATGGCCTGTTCGTCGGTGGCGCCGAGGACGGCGAGACGGGTGAGGATGCGCCAGCGGAGTTCGGGGTCGAGTTCGGGGCCGCCGGGGACGGTGCCTTCGGTGAGCCAGCCGTGGATGGTGTCGGGCTGGGTGGCGGCGTCGATGAAGTGGCGTACGGCGGTGAGGCGGAGGCCGGGGTGGGTGCCGTCCTCGGTGCGGCGGATGAGGTCGCGGGTGAGGGCGGTGAGGGTGGCCAGGGCGGCGGGGCGGTCCTCGGGGGTGATGTAGCGGGCGGCGACCTGGGTGTCGGCGAAGGCGAGGACGCCTTGGAGGAGGGCGAGGTCGGTTTCGTGCGGGAGGTGGGTGCGGGCGGCTTCGAGGTAGGTGGTGGGGGCGAGTTCGCCGTCGCGGACCATGTCGCGGGCGGCGTTCCAGACGACGGCGCGGGTGAGGGGGTCGGGGATGCCGGAGAGGCCGGCCTGGAGGGTGGTCCAGGAGTCGGGGTCGAGGCGGATCTTGGCGTAGGTGAGGTCGTTGTCGTTGAGGACGACGAGGGCGGGGCGGCGGCCGGGGCGGGTGGTGGTGCGGTCGCTGTCCTGTGGGGTGTTCTGCGGGGGGATGCCGATGTCGAAGCGGTCGCGCAGGACGAGGCGGTCGGGGCCGGACTGGGTGTTGATGGCGTGGTCGTAGGTGCCGACGGTGATGTGGTGGGGGCGGGTGCCGTGGTGGTCGACGGTGAGGGACCAGGTGGTGTCGTTCTCGCCGATGTGGGGGGTGAGGGTGTCGACTCCGGTGGTGCGCAGCCACTGGTCGGCCCAGGAGTGGACGTCGCGGT harbors:
- a CDS encoding pyridoxal phosphate-dependent decarboxylase family protein gives rise to the protein MPTPPLAGSTTGPTALRPLIDTVLTALQEGARRRDGPLPAGGPDTVTTHMRTALDPLIPEHGTGPHHALATLIGALTEGAADPADPLCAAHLHTPPLALATAADLAASALNPSMDSWDQAPAASTLEADTTAALAAEIYPHHPHPDALITTGGTEANQLALLLARERHGPTLQTITGTNAHHSITRATWLLGLPTPLTVPAPDGTIDLTALNDTLTRHQGQTPLLVTATAGTTDTGQIDPLTAIADLCHTHGAELHIDAAYGGPLLLSPTHRHKVTGLDRAHSVTLDLHKLGWQPASAGILAVPDHHHLDPLHHHAPYLNADDDTQAGLPDLLGRSLRTTRRPDALKIAVTLQALGRTGLADLIDRTCTAAHHLADLITKTPTLDLYDQPTITTVLFRPTGADDHTVATIRRTLLTRGHAVLGRTHAHGHLWLKATLLNPHTTPDDLQKLLDLVTHLTTETAESSPNR
- a CDS encoding lysine N(6)-hydroxylase/L-ornithine N(5)-oxygenase family protein, coding for MTARTDRPTPATDQPHDLVGIGIGPFNLSLAALTHGLPNPITATFYDQRPAFHWHPGLLIDGASLQVPFLADLVTLADPTSAWTLLNYLRTRDRLFPFYFAERFHIQRAEYDAYCRWVSQQLPDLHFSHQVDAIRWNPQHAHFEVDFTQLDAHGEAEALGRAHTRNIALGIGTEPHIPEPLKPLTNTGTVPVIHSADYLHHRQQLLEAEHITVIGSGQSGAEIFLDLLRARPTGHEKLHWLARTPAFAPMEYSKLGLEHFTPDYTRYFHALPEAVRDQLVPHQWQLHKGIDHDTITAIHDELYRRTLHGGWPDATLTPGVTVRTAGRLANTRIELHLEHTQQGTRTRLTTDAVVLATGYRERPLDPILDNLGTHLRRDTAGRPRIDHHHRLDLDPTITGNIYVQNAERHTHGVGAPDLGLAAWRSATILNHLTGTTPYPLPQRTAFTTFGLTPQNTGIPTQNPVLVPLVQGN